In a genomic window of Allomeiothermus silvanus DSM 9946:
- a CDS encoding vWA domain-containing protein — protein MRVRYSKYEPGFDDLTASELMDMLEDFLLDSGFSDPYNRYDPDPDRQPSMEDLYDALLQALLEQDRIPEEWLREARFADRKEDTRLYREIQKLIQRLREEGFIQPQGQETLEPSTGMGQQGQAQDVRIELTQKSVDFLGLRSLRSLMGALGKNNPGAHATRHYASGVESSGETKPYEFGDQPNFNVGETLKRVAVKGVENLEEGDLVVELAEYTAAMNTVVLLDCSHSMILYGEDRFTPAKRVALGLSHLIRTQYPGDQVRFGVFHDSAEEVPLGRLPTVQVGPYHTNTAEGIKLARKMLKKMGGEMKQIIMITDGKPSALTLPSGQIYKNAWGLDPVILAETLKEATLARKEGIPIHTFMLAREPELLAFVKKITQITKGKAYLTTPGNIGKYVLLDFLTRKVSKN, from the coding sequence ATGCGCGTCCGATACTCCAAATACGAACCCGGCTTCGACGATCTAACTGCCTCTGAGCTAATGGACATGCTCGAGGACTTCCTCCTTGACTCAGGCTTCAGCGACCCCTATAACCGCTACGATCCTGACCCTGACCGCCAACCCTCGATGGAAGATCTCTACGACGCGCTCTTGCAAGCCTTGCTCGAGCAAGACCGCATCCCCGAGGAGTGGTTGCGGGAAGCGCGCTTCGCTGACCGCAAGGAAGACACCCGGCTCTACCGGGAGATCCAGAAGCTCATCCAGCGGTTGCGCGAGGAAGGATTCATCCAGCCGCAGGGCCAAGAGACCCTCGAGCCCAGTACCGGGATGGGCCAGCAGGGCCAGGCCCAGGACGTGCGCATCGAACTCACCCAAAAGTCGGTGGACTTTCTGGGGCTACGCTCCTTACGTTCCTTGATGGGGGCCTTGGGGAAGAACAACCCCGGCGCCCACGCCACCCGTCACTACGCTTCGGGCGTAGAGTCCTCGGGGGAGACCAAGCCCTATGAGTTTGGCGACCAACCCAACTTCAACGTAGGCGAGACCCTCAAGCGGGTGGCGGTGAAAGGGGTGGAGAACCTCGAGGAGGGTGATCTGGTGGTCGAACTCGCCGAGTACACCGCCGCGATGAACACGGTAGTACTGCTCGACTGCTCGCACTCCATGATCCTTTACGGCGAAGACCGCTTCACCCCGGCCAAGCGCGTCGCACTCGGGCTTTCCCACCTCATCCGCACCCAGTACCCGGGCGACCAGGTGCGCTTTGGGGTCTTTCACGACTCCGCCGAGGAAGTGCCGCTGGGCCGGCTTCCTACCGTGCAGGTCGGGCCTTATCACACCAACACCGCCGAGGGCATCAAGCTAGCCCGCAAAATGCTCAAGAAAATGGGCGGAGAGATGAAGCAGATCATCATGATCACCGACGGAAAGCCCTCCGCCCTGACCCTCCCCAGCGGGCAAATTTACAAAAACGCCTGGGGCCTCGACCCGGTGATCCTGGCCGAGACGCTCAAGGAGGCCACCCTGGCCCGCAAGGAAGGTATCCCTATCCACACCTTTATGTTGGCGCGAGAGCCCGAACTGTTGGCCTTTGTCAAGAAGATCACCCAGATCACCAAAGGCAAGGCCTACCTCACCACCCCAGGGAACATCGGTAAGTACGTGCTGCTGGACTTTTTGACCCGCAAGGTGAGTAAGAATTAG
- a CDS encoding magnesium chelatase, translated as MKAQTLGELKRTYPIEKLRRTVKEEARENLIAKLRQGERLFPGIQGYEDTVIPSLVNAILANHNFILLGLRGQAKSRILRQLTELLDEEIPALPTDLRDNPIAPLSAEAKRMLAEAGDDAPIVWIPRDERYVEKLATPDTTVADILGDIDPIKAAKRGSGLSDLEAINYGLLPRANRGIFAVNELADLAPKVQVALFNILQEGDVQIRGYPIRLELDVWLTFTANPQDYTARGKIVTPLKDRIGSEIRTHYPKSLAEGLSISLQEAWIERAEGLEVPDFVAESSEAVAFVAREDKRVDKTSGVSQRLSISLLELVASNAERRALRLGERPVARPLDLYFALPAITGKIELEYEGELQGAERVARDLLQKAFGLAYSERSRGLDVTAVVDYFAQGNLLTLPDGSSKTVLREMEKVPGLLAAAKKLAGSNPSPEMLVSAGEFILEGLAGRRKIARGEESYSAPVERERERWGSGN; from the coding sequence ATGAAGGCCCAAACCTTAGGGGAGTTGAAGCGCACCTATCCGATAGAGAAGCTCCGCCGCACGGTCAAGGAGGAGGCGCGGGAAAACCTCATCGCCAAGCTGCGGCAAGGTGAGCGGCTTTTCCCCGGCATTCAGGGGTACGAAGATACCGTGATCCCCTCCTTGGTCAACGCCATTTTGGCCAACCATAACTTCATCCTGCTGGGCCTGCGCGGCCAGGCCAAAAGCCGCATCCTGCGCCAGCTCACCGAGCTGCTAGACGAGGAAATCCCAGCCTTGCCCACCGACTTGCGCGACAACCCCATCGCGCCCTTGTCGGCGGAAGCGAAGCGGATGCTGGCAGAAGCCGGAGATGATGCCCCCATCGTCTGGATTCCCCGCGACGAGCGCTACGTAGAGAAGCTCGCCACCCCCGATACCACCGTGGCCGACATCCTGGGCGATATCGACCCCATCAAGGCTGCCAAGCGCGGCAGCGGGCTTTCCGACCTCGAGGCCATCAACTACGGTCTGCTGCCGCGCGCCAACCGGGGCATCTTCGCGGTGAACGAGCTAGCCGACCTAGCCCCCAAGGTGCAAGTGGCTCTCTTCAACATCCTGCAAGAAGGCGACGTGCAGATCCGCGGGTATCCGATCCGGCTGGAGCTAGACGTATGGCTCACCTTTACCGCCAACCCCCAGGACTACACCGCGCGGGGCAAGATCGTAACCCCGCTCAAAGACCGCATCGGCTCGGAGATCCGCACCCACTACCCCAAATCCCTGGCCGAAGGCCTCTCGATCAGCTTGCAAGAGGCCTGGATCGAACGGGCCGAAGGGCTCGAGGTCCCCGACTTCGTAGCCGAGTCTTCCGAGGCGGTGGCCTTCGTGGCCCGCGAGGACAAGCGGGTGGACAAGACCTCAGGGGTTTCGCAGCGCCTTTCCATCAGCCTTCTGGAGTTGGTGGCCTCCAACGCCGAGCGCCGTGCGCTCAGGCTGGGAGAGCGTCCAGTGGCCCGGCCCCTAGACCTTTACTTTGCCCTCCCGGCCATCACCGGAAAGATCGAACTCGAGTACGAAGGCGAGCTTCAGGGAGCCGAGCGGGTGGCCCGCGACCTCCTGCAAAAAGCCTTCGGCCTGGCGTATAGCGAGCGCAGCCGGGGTCTGGACGTGACGGCGGTGGTGGACTACTTCGCCCAGGGCAACCTGCTCACCCTACCGGATGGCTCCAGCAAAACCGTACTGCGCGAGATGGAGAAGGTTCCCGGCCTCCTCGCCGCCGCCAAGAAGCTCGCCGGTAGCAACCCAAGCCCAGAGATGCTGGTTTCCGCAGGCGAGTTCATCCTGGAAGGCCTTGCCGGACGGCGCAAGATCGCCCGCGGGGAGGAGTCTTATAGCGCTCCGGTCGAGCGCGAACGCGAGCGCTGGGGGAGCGGAAACTAG
- a CDS encoding LutC/YkgG family protein: MKERILSRIHRALEPRLKAELPAPLTPTQVSPDEALKLFRERLSGNGGEVVRLAGLEEAKSWLAEFVRAFSGVAIGSTLPDPLKPPLPALPPEEAPLGVSWALGAVAETGSVIVGSAEGRRHQLLPPTHLAFVPQHRVFGTLAEALTELKGQLPSAIALHSGPSKSADIGQVMVRGVHGPGRLIAAIIAWEG, from the coding sequence GTGAAAGAACGCATCCTCTCCCGCATCCACCGGGCCCTCGAGCCCCGCCTCAAAGCCGAGCTTCCCGCACCGCTCACCCCCACCCAAGTTTCGCCGGACGAAGCCCTAAAGCTCTTCCGAGAGCGCCTCAGCGGCAACGGCGGTGAGGTGGTGCGGCTCGCCGGGCTCGAGGAGGCCAAATCCTGGTTAGCCGAGTTCGTCCGGGCTTTCAGCGGAGTGGCCATAGGATCTACCCTCCCCGACCCGCTCAAACCCCCTCTTCCGGCCCTGCCCCCCGAGGAAGCCCCCCTGGGCGTCTCCTGGGCCCTGGGGGCGGTAGCCGAGACCGGATCGGTGATCGTGGGCAGCGCCGAAGGCCGCCGCCACCAGCTTCTCCCTCCCACCCACCTGGCGTTTGTCCCCCAGCACAGAGTTTTCGGCACACTGGCGGAAGCTTTGACCGAACTCAAAGGCCAGCTCCCCTCGGCCATCGCGCTGCACTCTGGCCCCAGCAAATCAGCCGACATCGGGCAGGTCATGGTGCGGGGCGTGCACGGGCCGGGGCGTCTGATCGCTGCCATCATCGCCTGGGAAGGCTGA
- a CDS encoding LutB/LldF family L-lactate oxidation iron-sulfur protein translates to MQVKANDYPKESARLLREEPQVRESVTGATLNFDRNRRAAYAEVGAEAWRDWAERVKNHVLTHLDSYLEQAERALIANGVQVHWAEDAEQAQRIVAEVARAAGVKKVVKAKSMLSEELGINPMLSSMGIETLETDLGEYIIQLLDQPPSHIVGPAIHLGLEQIRALFHQRFGTPPDATPDALAGVARKLLREGFLQADMGISGGNFLVAETGTLALIENEGNIRLSTSVPRIHLALVGIEKLLPRFSDLAVFLSLTARAATGQRLGTFVSLLHGPRQASEPDGPEAVHVVFVDNGRSAVLADPEAWETLRCVRCGACLNACPVYRQTGGHAYGYVYSGPIGAVLAPGLVGLEETQPLPYASSLCGACYEVCPVKIPIPKLLLAWRQRAVEENLTPRLEKAAIQGYAWAMTQPWAYRLAAKALRLLPEKALDNTVVPVLKAWVEGRAGLKPSPKSFRELWEEGL, encoded by the coding sequence ATGCAGGTTAAGGCCAACGACTACCCCAAGGAATCCGCCCGGCTGCTACGGGAAGAGCCCCAGGTGCGCGAATCGGTGACGGGGGCCACGCTCAACTTCGACCGTAATCGCCGCGCCGCCTATGCCGAGGTGGGGGCCGAAGCGTGGCGGGACTGGGCTGAGAGGGTCAAGAACCACGTGCTGACCCACCTCGACAGCTACTTAGAGCAGGCCGAGCGGGCCCTCATCGCTAACGGGGTGCAGGTGCACTGGGCCGAGGATGCTGAGCAAGCCCAGAGGATCGTGGCAGAAGTTGCCCGGGCGGCTGGGGTCAAAAAAGTGGTCAAGGCCAAGAGCATGCTCTCGGAGGAACTGGGAATCAACCCCATGCTCTCGAGCATGGGCATAGAGACCCTCGAGACCGACCTGGGCGAGTACATCATCCAGCTGTTGGATCAGCCCCCTTCGCACATCGTAGGCCCAGCCATCCACCTGGGCCTCGAGCAGATCCGCGCACTTTTCCACCAACGCTTCGGCACTCCCCCAGACGCTACCCCCGATGCCTTGGCGGGAGTAGCCCGCAAGCTCTTACGGGAAGGCTTTTTGCAAGCGGACATGGGCATCAGCGGGGGGAACTTCTTGGTAGCGGAAACCGGAACCTTAGCCCTGATCGAGAACGAGGGCAATATCCGCCTTTCCACCTCGGTCCCCCGTATCCACCTGGCCCTGGTGGGCATCGAAAAGTTGCTGCCCCGCTTTTCTGACCTAGCGGTGTTCCTCTCCCTCACCGCTCGAGCGGCCACCGGCCAGCGGCTGGGTACGTTCGTTTCGCTCCTGCACGGCCCGCGCCAAGCAAGCGAGCCAGACGGCCCGGAGGCAGTCCATGTGGTCTTCGTGGACAACGGGCGTAGCGCAGTACTAGCCGACCCCGAGGCCTGGGAGACCCTGCGCTGCGTGCGCTGCGGGGCTTGCCTCAACGCCTGCCCGGTCTATCGGCAAACCGGCGGGCACGCCTACGGCTACGTCTATTCGGGCCCCATCGGGGCGGTGCTGGCTCCGGGACTGGTGGGGCTTGAAGAGACCCAGCCGCTGCCCTATGCCTCGAGCCTATGCGGAGCCTGCTACGAGGTCTGCCCGGTGAAGATCCCCATTCCCAAGCTGCTCCTGGCCTGGCGCCAGCGGGCCGTAGAAGAGAACCTCACCCCTCGCCTTGAGAAAGCCGCCATCCAGGGCTACGCCTGGGCTATGACCCAACCTTGGGCCTACCGCTTAGCCGCCAAAGCCCTGCGCCTGCTGCCCGAGAAGGCCCTCGACAACACGGTGGTCCCGGTGCTCAAGGCCTGGGTAGAGGGCCGGGCCGGGCTGAAGCCCAGCCCTAAGAGCTTCCGCGAGCTGTGGGAGGAAGGCTTGTGA
- a CDS encoding (Fe-S)-binding protein, translating to MRVALFVTCLADQFLAEAGVAAVKLLRHLGVEVEFPPAQTCCGQPAYNAGYWNEARQMAAHTLGVFEDAEYVVLPSGSCTAMVRSFYPELYRDMPRKFSKAEALSRKTYELAEFIVKVLGVSTLGLGLEGQRIAYHHGCHALRELGIKDEPLTLLANAGASLVPWEAAIECCGFGGLFSVKLPEVSLSMADRKLSTLPEVDVLTSADGGCLLHLSGRIAHRRLNVAVKPLASVLWEAAQKTPEVDAHAG from the coding sequence ATGCGCGTGGCCCTCTTCGTGACCTGTCTGGCCGATCAGTTCTTGGCCGAAGCCGGGGTAGCGGCGGTCAAGCTCCTGCGACACCTAGGGGTGGAGGTGGAGTTCCCCCCTGCCCAGACCTGCTGTGGCCAACCCGCCTATAACGCCGGGTACTGGAACGAGGCCCGCCAGATGGCTGCGCACACCCTGGGTGTGTTCGAGGACGCCGAGTACGTGGTGTTGCCCTCGGGTTCCTGCACTGCCATGGTGCGGTCTTTCTACCCTGAGCTATACCGCGACATGCCGCGAAAGTTCAGCAAAGCCGAAGCTTTGAGCCGCAAAACCTACGAGCTAGCCGAGTTCATCGTCAAGGTGCTGGGGGTGAGCACCCTGGGCCTAGGCCTCGAGGGCCAGCGCATCGCCTACCACCACGGATGCCATGCCCTGCGCGAACTCGGCATCAAAGACGAACCCCTCACCTTGCTCGCTAACGCTGGGGCCAGCTTGGTACCTTGGGAGGCCGCCATCGAGTGCTGCGGTTTCGGCGGGCTGTTCTCGGTCAAGCTACCCGAAGTCTCCTTGAGCATGGCTGACCGCAAGCTCTCTACCTTACCCGAGGTAGACGTGCTCACCAGCGCCGACGGGGGCTGTTTGCTGCACCTCAGTGGGCGCATCGCACACCGCAGGCTGAACGTGGCGGTCAAGCCGCTGGCGAGCGTGCTATGGGAGGCAGCGCAAAAAACACCCGAGGTGGACGCCCATGCAGGTTAA
- a CDS encoding alpha/beta hydrolase has protein sequence MLTRPAQVLDEAHQAEDGIEWRPHPSGPGHTVVGKVLIAKNVVSPQLGNRRDLLVYLPPSYDSGERRYPVLYMHDGQNLFDNYTSYVGEWHVDATLEALAEEGIEAIVVGIPNAGTERLREYSPFPDPEHGEGKGEAYLAFIVETIKPRIDQDFRTLPAREHTYVMGSSLGGLISLYALFRHPEVFGAAGVVSPAFWFGNRGIFDYVEGFARVPGRVYMDVGFKEVTLSEVSSRRYLADVRRMHRLLQHKGLRPGPDYRYVEDRQGKHNESDWARRLPDALRFLLGRMDPSI, from the coding sequence ATGTTAACCCGGCCCGCCCAGGTACTCGACGAAGCTCACCAAGCGGAGGATGGCATAGAGTGGCGGCCTCATCCCAGCGGCCCCGGTCATACCGTAGTGGGGAAGGTTCTGATCGCCAAGAACGTGGTTAGCCCGCAACTGGGTAACCGCCGGGATCTTTTGGTCTACCTGCCCCCCTCCTACGACAGCGGTGAGCGGCGCTACCCGGTACTCTACATGCACGATGGGCAGAACCTCTTCGACAACTACACCAGCTACGTGGGCGAGTGGCACGTAGACGCTACCCTGGAGGCTTTGGCCGAAGAGGGGATCGAGGCCATCGTGGTAGGGATTCCCAATGCGGGAACCGAGCGCTTGCGCGAATATAGCCCTTTTCCCGACCCCGAGCACGGGGAGGGCAAAGGCGAAGCCTACCTGGCTTTTATCGTTGAGACGATCAAGCCCCGGATTGACCAAGATTTTCGCACCCTGCCCGCTCGCGAGCACACCTACGTGATGGGCTCGAGCCTAGGCGGCCTGATCAGCCTCTACGCCTTGTTCCGTCACCCCGAGGTATTCGGGGCGGCGGGGGTGGTAAGCCCGGCTTTTTGGTTCGGCAACCGCGGCATCTTCGACTACGTGGAGGGTTTCGCAAGGGTGCCAGGGCGGGTGTATATGGATGTAGGGTTCAAGGAAGTGACGCTCTCAGAGGTCTCGAGCCGCCGCTACTTGGCCGATGTACGACGGATGCACCGGCTCTTGCAGCACAAAGGGCTACGCCCTGGCCCCGACTATCGCTACGTGGAGGACCGCCAAGGCAAGCACAACGAGTCCGACTGGGCCCGGCGCTTGCCGGATGCTTTGCGGTTTTTGTTGGGGAGGATGGATCCATCGATCTGA
- a CDS encoding sensor histidine kinase: MSFRVRLTLIFTIVWGMLVLLAALAAQVGVTRGLFTYVQNSLLHDTEQFAKFYSAGLTGTAPLEGTGNINVSFYDLAGNRFLPREGNPEQVIPKEVILTAGNSPRIYTSLRFIAAYQRVSFGIIALSQDIGYIYALSDQVARSVALSLLFLLPVGVLLIIVTSQLTLRPLQEASRAIQNRGPENLSDVKYPGPPDELGRIVDRVNSLLFAVREARERERAFLAEVSHELRTPLTSLTGYLERLSRNPAEQSALEGAKRTTEHLTRMVGDLLALARGEAERSVNAHIVSLGEVLKQVVQEYPGVSLRLPKEDLEVLGDPDRLMQLARNLISNAVRAAGRPQGVRVMAWRENLDPFETLPPTQGTPPEGWAVFAVRDDGPGIDPEILPRLFQRFARGPQGGTGLGLAIARQIAMAHGGKIEVTSKPGDTRFTVYLPLLSDAEED, from the coding sequence ATGTCCTTTCGCGTCCGGCTCACCCTGATCTTCACCATCGTCTGGGGCATGTTGGTGCTCCTAGCGGCGCTGGCCGCTCAGGTTGGAGTCACCCGGGGTCTTTTCACCTACGTGCAGAACTCGTTGTTGCACGATACGGAGCAGTTTGCCAAGTTCTACTCCGCAGGGCTCACCGGAACCGCCCCTCTGGAGGGCACCGGCAACATCAACGTCAGTTTTTACGACCTGGCGGGCAATCGCTTTCTTCCTAGAGAAGGCAACCCGGAGCAGGTTATCCCCAAAGAGGTTATCCTCACCGCGGGGAACAGCCCGCGCATCTATACCAGCTTGCGGTTTATCGCGGCGTACCAGCGCGTCTCCTTCGGCATCATTGCCCTCAGCCAGGATATCGGGTACATCTACGCGCTCTCCGACCAGGTGGCCCGCAGCGTGGCTTTGAGCCTGCTTTTCTTGTTGCCGGTGGGGGTGCTCCTCATCATCGTGACCTCACAGCTTACCCTGCGTCCCTTGCAGGAGGCCAGCCGGGCCATCCAAAACCGGGGGCCGGAAAACCTCTCGGACGTGAAATACCCCGGCCCCCCTGACGAGTTAGGGCGCATCGTGGACCGAGTGAATAGCCTGCTCTTTGCGGTGCGCGAAGCCCGCGAACGCGAGCGAGCCTTCCTGGCCGAGGTCTCGCATGAACTGCGCACCCCCCTGACCTCGCTCACCGGCTACCTCGAGCGCCTCTCCCGCAACCCTGCCGAACAAAGCGCGCTCGAGGGGGCTAAGCGCACTACCGAGCACCTGACCCGCATGGTGGGCGACTTGTTGGCCCTGGCCCGAGGCGAGGCCGAGCGTAGCGTCAACGCCCACATCGTGAGTTTAGGAGAGGTGCTCAAGCAGGTGGTGCAGGAATATCCCGGCGTGAGTTTACGGCTGCCCAAGGAGGATTTGGAGGTGCTAGGCGACCCCGACCGGTTGATGCAGCTAGCGCGAAACCTCATCTCCAACGCGGTGCGGGCTGCCGGGCGCCCTCAGGGGGTACGGGTTATGGCTTGGCGCGAAAACCTGGACCCGTTCGAGACCCTACCCCCTACCCAAGGCACTCCACCCGAAGGCTGGGCGGTGTTCGCGGTGCGCGACGATGGCCCCGGCATCGACCCGGAGATTTTACCTCGGCTCTTCCAGCGCTTCGCCCGCGGCCCCCAGGGTGGAACCGGGCTGGGCTTAGCCATCGCCCGGCAGATCGCCATGGCCCACGGAGGCAAGATCGAGGTCACGTCCAAGCCGGGGGACACCCGCTTTACCGTGTACCTGCCTTTGCTGAGCGACGCGGAGGAAGACTAA
- a CDS encoding response regulator transcription factor — MKRILLIEDDPEIAHLLQLELGDAGFEVDWAPGGMSGLVRLREAPPDLVILDLGLPDLDGGEVARRIRVGAEVPIIVLTAADSVERKVTLLSGGADDYIVKPFHPAELLARIQVQLRHREGGEQVTIGELEVHLSKRQVFYDGQEVRLSPKEFELLSLLCTRPGKVFSRTEIEEHLWGRSLERDSNVVDVHVANLRSKLRESGAYGYLRTVRGVGYALRQRDKE, encoded by the coding sequence ATGAAGCGCATTCTGCTGATCGAGGACGACCCCGAGATCGCCCATCTCCTCCAGCTCGAGCTGGGGGACGCAGGGTTCGAGGTAGACTGGGCGCCCGGCGGTATGTCGGGTCTGGTAAGGCTACGCGAGGCACCCCCGGACCTGGTAATCCTGGACCTGGGGCTACCTGATTTGGACGGAGGCGAAGTAGCGCGGCGCATTCGGGTCGGAGCCGAGGTCCCCATCATCGTGCTGACCGCCGCCGACAGCGTGGAGCGCAAGGTCACGCTGCTCTCGGGGGGGGCCGATGACTACATCGTCAAGCCCTTTCATCCCGCCGAGCTGTTGGCCCGTATCCAAGTGCAGCTGCGCCACCGCGAGGGGGGCGAGCAGGTCACCATCGGGGAGCTCGAGGTCCACCTCTCCAAGCGCCAAGTCTTCTACGATGGCCAGGAGGTACGGCTCTCGCCCAAGGAGTTCGAGCTGCTCTCGCTTTTATGCACCCGCCCCGGCAAGGTATTCAGCCGCACGGAGATCGAAGAGCACCTCTGGGGACGTAGCCTCGAGCGCGACTCCAACGTGGTGGACGTACACGTCGCCAACCTGCGCTCCAAGCTGCGCGAATCCGGCGCTTACGGCTACCTACGCACCGTGCGCGGGGTGGGGTACGCCCTGCGGCAACGCGACAAGGAATAA
- a CDS encoding carbohydrate kinase family protein has product MIVVAGEALIDLSPTQINGQLAYIPHPGGSPYNVAVGVGRLGAPVRFLGRISSDGFGQLLRAHIRQSGVDLEYVVEGPELTTLALVTPTEGGEFFSFYCQNTADTLLRPQDLPAALPPGAALHLGSISLLLEPTASTLAGLLAREAGQRLISLDPNVRPFLIPDKAAYLRKLEGWLSQVDLVKVSQADLEWLYPGQRVEEIAAEWKSQGPALVIVTQGGRGAFAWREEELLRVAAPKVTVADTVGAGDAFMGALLAWLWRADALSRAALEALSSEQVRELLGFAAQVAAITCTRPGADPPWQQEVA; this is encoded by the coding sequence ATGATCGTCGTCGCTGGAGAAGCGCTGATTGACCTAAGCCCCACCCAGATAAACGGCCAACTGGCCTACATTCCCCACCCCGGGGGCTCGCCGTACAACGTAGCGGTGGGGGTCGGGCGCTTGGGGGCGCCGGTGCGGTTTTTGGGGCGAATCTCCAGCGACGGGTTCGGGCAGCTATTGCGCGCCCATATCCGCCAGAGCGGGGTGGACCTCGAGTATGTGGTGGAAGGCCCCGAACTCACCACCCTGGCCCTGGTGACCCCCACCGAAGGGGGCGAGTTCTTCTCCTTCTATTGCCAAAACACCGCCGATACCCTGCTCCGGCCCCAAGACCTGCCCGCCGCGCTTCCCCCGGGCGCCGCGCTGCACCTAGGCTCGATCTCGCTGCTCTTGGAGCCGACCGCCTCCACCCTCGCAGGCCTCTTGGCCCGCGAGGCAGGTCAGCGGCTCATCAGCCTGGATCCCAACGTGCGCCCCTTTTTGATCCCCGACAAGGCCGCCTATCTACGCAAGCTCGAGGGCTGGCTCTCTCAGGTGGATCTGGTCAAGGTCAGCCAGGCTGACCTGGAGTGGCTGTACCCGGGCCAGCGAGTAGAGGAAATCGCCGCTGAATGGAAGAGTCAGGGGCCGGCCCTGGTGATTGTGACCCAAGGCGGAAGGGGAGCGTTTGCCTGGAGGGAAGAAGAACTCTTGCGGGTCGCGGCCCCCAAGGTCACCGTCGCCGATACGGTCGGGGCGGGGGACGCGTTCATGGGGGCCTTGCTTGCTTGGCTATGGAGGGCGGATGCGCTGTCACGGGCTGCCCTCGAAGCACTCTCGAGCGAGCAAGTCCGCGAGCTCTTAGGATTCGCGGCGCAGGTCGCGGCGATTACCTGCACCCGCCCTGGAGCAGACCCGCCTTGGCAGCAGGAGGTAGCTTAG